One window from the genome of Pelobates fuscus isolate aPelFus1 chromosome 13, aPelFus1.pri, whole genome shotgun sequence encodes:
- the LOC134583499 gene encoding photoreceptor outer segment membrane glycoprotein 2-like, which produces MAVLKVKFTKTRRGRLAQVLWILNWISVITGLIIFSLGLFLKIEIRKRSELMISGDIHTVPNMLIAVGIIACVINFFGGKICYDCSDANKFSRWKLFMLPYIICTFFFTFCVFAGAIMCYTMRHELESALYRGLKDALKFYKDTDIPGRCFLKSTVDMLQIEFQCCGNNGYRDWFEIQWVSVRYLDMSSKEIIDRFKSNVDGKFLLDGVPFSCCNPSSPRPCIQYQITNNSAHYNYDYLTEELNIWIRGCREALLEYYDQLMQSIGLTVLLIWLFELSVLTGVRYLQTSMENVLILGDLDSESDGWLLQNSCMETAKHNIRIIKNLGKANQINSVSGKCDPNVDIQVAVYGPDNVPPSSIPEES; this is translated from the exons ATGGCGGTCCTTAAAGTAAAATTCACCAAAACCAGAAGAGGGAGGCTGGCTCAGGTGCTATGGATCCTCAACTGGATCTCTGTAATAACCGGACTCATTATTTTCAGTCTTGGTCTCTTTCTAAAAATAGAGATCCGGAAGCGTAGTGAACTGATGATAAGTGGCGATATCCACACGGTTCCCAACATGCTCATCGCGGTGGGCATCATCGCCTGCGTCATTAACTTTTTTGGGGGAAAGATCTGCTACGACTGCTCGGATGCCAACAAGTTTTCCAGGTGGAAGCTTTTCATGTTGCCATACATCATCTGCACGTTCTTTTTTACTTTCTGCGTTTTTGCGGGAGCTATTATGTGCTACACGATGCGGCACGAGCTGGAGTCTGCCTTGTACCGGGGGCTTAAGGACGCACTGAAGTTTTACAAGGATACGGACATCCCCGGGCGCTGTTTCTTGAAATCGACCGTTGACATGCTACAGATCGAATTCCAGTGTTGTGGGAACAATGGTTACAGGGACTGGTTCGAGATCCAATGGGTTTCCGTTCGTTACTTGGATATGAGTTCCAAGGAAATCATTGA CCGTTTTAAAAGCAACGTGGATGGGAAGTTCTTACTGGATGGGGTCCCCTTCAGCTGTTGCAATCCCAGCTCTCCTCGTCCTTGTATCCAGTATCAAATCACTAACAACTCTGCCCACTACAACTACGACTATCTAACAGAAGAACTCAACATCTGGATTCGGGGCTGCAGGGAGGCACTACTTGAGTATTACGACCAACTCATGCAGTCTATTGGTCTAACGGTCCTTCTCATCTGGCTTTTTGAG CTTTCAGTGTTGACCGGCGTACGATACCTGCAGACTTCGATGGAGAACGTCCTGATCTTAGGAGACCTCGACAGTGAGTCTGACGGATGGTTACTGCAGAACAGCTGCATGGAGACAGCCAAACACAATATCAGGATCATAAAGAACCTCGGCAAAGCAAACCAGATCAACAGCGTCAGTGGTAAATGTGACCCGAATGTGGACATCCAAGTTGCAGTTTATGGCCCAGATAATGTCCCTCCAAGTTCCATTCCTGAAGAGAGCTGA